The following are from one region of the Georgenia sp. M64 genome:
- a CDS encoding DUF3043 domain-containing protein, whose translation MIGRRTPVEPEPEPVLPGKGRPTPRRKQAEARNRRPLVPEDRKEARRRAREQRNEAWARQQEAMRTGDERYLPLRDKGPVRRYARDHVDARWSVAEFFLPLALVMIVVMMFAGAYPQLAGGLVLAMYGVLVLAIADSLFMVWRLKKKLAARFGEEKVPRWTGFYAFTRSFYFRRMRQPRPQVGRGEYPA comes from the coding sequence GTGATCGGACGCCGCACCCCCGTCGAGCCAGAGCCGGAACCTGTCCTCCCCGGCAAGGGCCGCCCCACGCCGAGGCGCAAGCAGGCCGAGGCGCGCAACCGCCGGCCCCTCGTGCCCGAGGACCGCAAGGAGGCCCGGCGCCGCGCCCGCGAGCAGCGCAACGAGGCCTGGGCCCGTCAGCAGGAGGCGATGCGCACCGGCGACGAGCGGTACCTCCCGCTGCGGGACAAGGGCCCGGTCCGTCGCTACGCCCGCGACCACGTCGACGCGCGCTGGTCGGTGGCCGAGTTCTTCCTGCCCCTCGCGCTGGTGATGATCGTCGTCATGATGTTCGCCGGCGCGTACCCCCAGCTGGCCGGCGGGCTCGTGCTCGCGATGTACGGCGTCCTCGTCCTCGCGATCGCCGACTCCCTGTTCATGGTGTGGCGGCTGAAGAAGAAGCTCGCCGCGCGGTTCGGTGAGGAGAAGGTGCCCCGGTGGACCGGGTTCTACGCGTTCACGCGCAGCTTCTACTTCCGTCGCATGCGCCAGCCCCGTCCGCAGGTCGGGCGCGGGGAGTACCCGGCCTGA
- a CDS encoding FKBP-type peptidyl-prolyl cis-trans isomerase gives MRRPVALTSLALAAALTLGACSSGDGEESPTAEGTTSASAEATPPGDELPTVAGAFGETPEITFPGSGAPAELEVEVLEPGDGAEVGADDYVVANYAGQVWDGEVFDSSFERGAPTGFSLNQVIPGWKEGLTGTHVGDRVLLSIPAELGYGDNPQGGVIEAGDTLVFVVDVVGAYAPDATGQADATAVEPAPELPVTVEGAPGEVPSVTVDEGAPEPTEPVVTVIANGTGDAVPAEPGSTVVVQFAETLWDNSQSANTWETSGVTGVTLGQGSVFDKLAGVPVGSRAVIQIPGTPASDTAEASPSLAAVVDVVGAHGPTS, from the coding sequence GTGCGCCGCCCCGTAGCCCTGACCAGCCTGGCTCTCGCCGCTGCCCTGACCCTGGGAGCCTGCTCCTCCGGCGACGGCGAGGAGTCGCCCACGGCCGAGGGGACGACCAGCGCCTCCGCGGAGGCCACCCCGCCGGGCGACGAGCTGCCCACCGTGGCCGGCGCCTTCGGGGAGACCCCGGAGATCACGTTCCCCGGCAGCGGCGCGCCCGCCGAGCTCGAGGTCGAGGTCCTCGAGCCTGGCGACGGTGCCGAGGTCGGCGCGGACGACTACGTCGTCGCCAACTACGCCGGACAGGTGTGGGACGGCGAGGTCTTCGACAGCTCCTTCGAGCGCGGCGCCCCCACCGGCTTCAGCCTCAACCAGGTCATCCCCGGCTGGAAGGAGGGCCTGACCGGCACCCACGTCGGCGACCGGGTCCTGCTGTCCATCCCGGCCGAGCTCGGCTACGGCGACAACCCCCAGGGCGGCGTCATCGAGGCGGGCGACACCCTCGTCTTCGTCGTCGACGTCGTGGGCGCCTACGCCCCGGACGCGACCGGCCAGGCGGACGCCACCGCCGTCGAGCCCGCACCCGAGCTGCCCGTGACCGTCGAGGGCGCCCCGGGGGAGGTCCCCAGCGTCACGGTCGACGAGGGCGCCCCCGAGCCCACCGAGCCGGTCGTCACCGTCATCGCCAACGGCACGGGTGACGCGGTGCCCGCCGAGCCCGGCTCCACCGTCGTGGTGCAGTTCGCCGAGACGCTGTGGGACAACAGCCAGAGCGCGAACACCTGGGAGACCTCCGGTGTCACCGGTGTGACCCTGGGCCAGGGCTCCGTCTTCGACAAGCTCGCCGGTGTCCCGGTGGGCTCGCGCGCCGTGATCCAGATTCCCGGCACGCCCGCCAGCGACACCGCCGAGGCGTCGCCCTCCCTCGCCGCCGTCGTCGACGTGGTCGGGGCCCACGGCCCGACCTCCTGA
- the coxB gene encoding cytochrome c oxidase subunit II, with protein sequence MPSERGLTDRTAGMIDLWNGSWLAALVVGVLVWGLTIWVVVAYRRRKDDPELPVQLRYHVPLELMYTVVPILMIGTLFFFSTRTTGEFQDTAAEPDLEIEVYGKQWSWDFNYLSEDVHSSGGQVALTGEVGVEETLPTLYLPVDETVEFTLRSRDVAHSFWIPAFLYKLDIIPGRTNTFQVTPQREGTFSGKCAELCGEFHSEMLFNVEVVDRAMFDEQMDELRAAGQTGRLGEELNRRYLVTDDNATEGSQD encoded by the coding sequence CTGCCCAGCGAGCGGGGCCTGACCGACCGCACCGCGGGCATGATCGACCTGTGGAACGGGTCGTGGCTGGCAGCGCTCGTCGTCGGTGTGCTCGTCTGGGGATTGACGATCTGGGTCGTCGTGGCATACCGGCGGCGCAAGGACGACCCCGAGCTCCCGGTCCAGCTGCGCTACCACGTGCCGCTTGAGCTGATGTACACGGTGGTCCCGATCCTCATGATCGGCACGCTGTTCTTCTTCTCCACACGTACCACCGGCGAGTTCCAGGACACGGCCGCCGAGCCGGACCTCGAGATCGAGGTCTACGGCAAGCAGTGGAGCTGGGACTTCAACTACCTCAGCGAGGACGTGCACTCCTCCGGTGGCCAGGTCGCGCTGACGGGCGAGGTGGGGGTGGAGGAGACCCTCCCGACGCTGTACCTCCCGGTGGACGAGACGGTCGAGTTCACCCTCCGTTCGCGCGACGTCGCCCACTCCTTCTGGATCCCGGCGTTCCTCTACAAGCTCGATATCATCCCGGGTCGGACCAACACCTTCCAGGTGACCCCCCAGCGCGAGGGCACCTTCTCGGGCAAGTGCGCCGAGCTGTGCGGGGAGTTCCACTCCGAGATGCTCTTCAACGTCGAGGTGGTCGACCGCGCCATGTTCGACGAGCAGATGGACGAGCTGCGCGCCGCCGGCCAGACCGGGCGGCTGGGCGAGGAGCTCAACCGGCGCTACCTCGTCACCGACGACAACGCCACGGAAGGGAGCCAGGACTGA
- a CDS encoding dipeptidase, with translation MTGVDDLARRTREAFPRVRADLEDLVRIPSVSSEAFDQAHVRASAEAVAALLRGAGMANAEVLEVTTDGRTSRPAVVAHRPGPQGAPTVLLYAHHDVQPPGEAAGWTSDPFEPVQRGERLYGRGAADDKAGVMAHVGALRVLGDELGVGVTVFVEGEEEIGSPTFTDFLHAHRDRLAADVIVVADSGNWRIGVPALTTSLRGLVDCEVEVRVLDHAVHSGMFGGPVLDAVTLMARLVASLHDDAGDVAVAGLVARDDADVDYPEADLRADASAVDGYRLAGTGALSARMWTKPAISVIGLDATSVAQASNTIAPVCRAKLSMRIAPGQDPAEAERLLHDHLLAHAPFGARVTVTPGERGQAFDAGGDSEEMRTARWAFTQAWGHEPVDIGVGGSIPFIAELREVFPEARILVTGVEDPDSRAHSEDESVHLGELERVVLAEALLLARLGGRV, from the coding sequence GTGACTGGAGTCGACGATCTCGCCCGGCGCACCCGTGAGGCCTTCCCCCGGGTGCGCGCCGACCTGGAGGACCTGGTGCGCATCCCCAGCGTCTCCTCCGAGGCGTTCGACCAGGCGCACGTGCGCGCCTCGGCGGAGGCGGTGGCGGCGCTGCTGCGCGGCGCCGGCATGGCCAACGCCGAGGTCCTCGAGGTGACCACCGACGGACGGACCTCCCGCCCCGCCGTGGTGGCCCACCGGCCCGGCCCGCAGGGCGCGCCGACGGTGCTGCTCTACGCCCACCACGACGTCCAGCCCCCCGGGGAGGCCGCGGGGTGGACCTCGGACCCCTTCGAGCCCGTGCAGCGCGGCGAGCGGCTCTACGGCCGCGGCGCCGCGGACGACAAGGCCGGGGTCATGGCCCACGTCGGCGCGCTGCGTGTGCTCGGGGACGAGCTCGGGGTGGGCGTGACGGTCTTCGTCGAGGGGGAGGAGGAGATCGGCTCGCCGACCTTCACCGACTTCCTCCACGCCCACCGCGACCGTCTCGCGGCCGACGTCATCGTCGTCGCGGACTCGGGGAACTGGCGCATCGGCGTCCCGGCCCTGACGACGTCGCTGCGCGGGCTGGTCGACTGCGAGGTGGAGGTGCGGGTGCTCGACCACGCCGTGCACTCGGGCATGTTCGGCGGTCCGGTGCTCGACGCCGTCACCCTCATGGCCCGCCTTGTGGCGAGCCTGCACGACGACGCGGGGGACGTCGCTGTCGCCGGTCTCGTCGCCCGTGACGACGCCGACGTCGACTACCCCGAGGCCGACCTGCGCGCCGACGCCTCGGCCGTCGACGGCTACCGTCTCGCCGGCACCGGGGCGCTGAGCGCGCGCATGTGGACCAAGCCGGCGATCTCCGTCATCGGGCTGGACGCGACCTCCGTCGCGCAGGCCTCGAACACCATCGCACCGGTCTGCCGGGCCAAGCTCTCGATGCGCATCGCGCCGGGTCAGGACCCCGCCGAGGCCGAGCGGCTGCTCCACGACCACCTCCTCGCCCACGCGCCGTTCGGCGCACGCGTCACGGTCACCCCCGGCGAGCGCGGCCAGGCGTTCGACGCCGGCGGCGACTCCGAGGAGATGCGCACGGCCCGCTGGGCCTTCACGCAGGCCTGGGGCCACGAGCCCGTGGACATCGGCGTGGGCGGGTCGATCCCGTTCATCGCCGAGCTCCGGGAGGTCTTCCCCGAGGCGAGGATCCTCGTCACCGGGGTGGAGGACCCCGACTCCCGTGCCCACAGCGAGGACGAGTCCGTCCACCTGGGCGAGCTCGAGCGGGTGGTCCTGGCCGAGGCCCTGCTCCTGGCACGTCTCGGCGGCCGGGTCTGA
- a CDS encoding quinone-dependent dihydroorotate dehydrogenase, producing the protein MYQVLFRTLALRLDPERAHVLAMGLIRSVARVPGLAGAVRATLGRRPGRPVPARSAGGPLTRPVPGVLGLAAGMDKDADTVLGMDMLGFGFVEVGTVTAVAQPGNDSPRLWRHVDRRALRNRMGFNNHGAAAAGERLRRLRGTRRGRAVVVGANIGKSRVTPLESAAADYVTSARAVARWADYLVVNVSSPNTPGLRDLQAVDALRPILAAVRDAARETAGREVPVLVKIAPDLADADLHAVADLVLELGLGGVVATNTTIDHDLGPGGLSGEPLRARALDVVRLLRTRLGEGPVVIGVGGITTPADAEAMLDAGADLLQAYTAFIYEGPAWPGQLNRALAGRAARGRGGR; encoded by the coding sequence ATGTACCAGGTTCTCTTCCGCACCCTCGCGCTGCGCCTCGACCCCGAGCGGGCGCACGTCCTGGCCATGGGTCTGATCCGGTCGGTGGCGCGCGTCCCGGGACTCGCGGGCGCCGTCCGCGCCACCCTCGGCCGGCGACCCGGCCGACCCGTCCCGGCCAGGTCGGCCGGCGGGCCCCTCACGCGGCCGGTCCCGGGCGTCCTCGGCCTCGCCGCGGGGATGGACAAGGACGCCGACACGGTGCTGGGGATGGACATGCTCGGCTTCGGTTTCGTCGAGGTGGGCACCGTCACCGCCGTCGCCCAGCCGGGCAACGACAGCCCCCGGCTGTGGCGCCACGTCGACCGGCGTGCCCTGCGCAACCGGATGGGCTTCAACAACCACGGCGCCGCCGCAGCCGGCGAGCGGCTGCGCCGGCTGCGGGGGACCCGGCGGGGGCGCGCGGTGGTGGTCGGCGCCAACATCGGCAAGAGCAGGGTGACCCCGCTCGAGAGCGCCGCGGCGGACTACGTCACCAGCGCCCGGGCGGTGGCCCGGTGGGCCGACTACCTCGTGGTCAACGTCTCCTCGCCGAACACCCCGGGCCTGCGCGACCTCCAGGCGGTCGACGCGCTGCGGCCGATCCTCGCCGCGGTCCGCGACGCGGCACGGGAGACGGCCGGGCGCGAGGTGCCGGTGCTCGTGAAGATCGCCCCCGACCTCGCCGACGCCGATCTCCACGCCGTCGCGGACCTGGTCCTCGAGCTCGGTCTGGGCGGGGTGGTGGCGACGAACACGACGATCGACCACGACCTGGGCCCGGGCGGCCTGTCGGGCGAGCCGCTGCGCGCCCGCGCGCTCGACGTGGTCCGGCTCCTGCGGACGCGACTGGGGGAGGGACCGGTGGTCATCGGCGTCGGGGGCATCACCACCCCGGCCGACGCCGAGGCGATGCTCGACGCCGGCGCGGACCTCCTCCAGGCGTACACGGCGTTCATCTACGAGGGCCCGGCCTGGCCGGGACAGCTCAACCGGGCCCTCGCCGGCCGCGCGGCCCGGGGGCGCGGCGGCCGCTGA
- the erpA gene encoding iron-sulfur cluster insertion protein ErpA: MSESTEQLTTHGVELTDVAATKVRTLLEQEGRDDLRLRVAVQPGGCSGLIYQLYFDERVLDGDAVRDFGGVEVVVDRMSVPYLDGATIDFADTIEKQGFTIDNPNATGSCACGDSFH, from the coding sequence ATGAGCGAGTCCACCGAGCAGCTCACCACGCACGGCGTGGAGCTCACCGACGTCGCGGCCACCAAGGTCAGGACCCTCCTCGAGCAGGAGGGGCGCGACGACCTGCGCCTGCGCGTCGCCGTCCAGCCCGGCGGGTGCTCCGGCCTGATCTACCAGCTGTACTTCGACGAGCGGGTCCTCGACGGCGACGCCGTCCGGGACTTCGGCGGCGTCGAGGTCGTCGTGGACCGGATGAGCGTGCCCTACCTCGACGGCGCGACGATCGACTTCGCGGACACCATCGAGAAGCAGGGCTTCACCATCGACAACCCGAACGCCACCGGCTCCTGCGCCTGCGGCGACTCGTTCCACTGA
- a CDS encoding glycerate kinase: MRVLVAPDRFAGAVTAAVAATALAEGWRESVPSDVVRALPLSDGSAGLVDAVGAALGGRLVPVTVPGPLGAAVPATVLHVPGQAGGTAFVEADQVLGTHLAADRAEAAVRSTTGGLGALVLAALATGAGRVVVGLSVPAAAHDGGAGLLAQLAGMAGAEPLTSGGLALTGLTPAGAAAAVSAARERLAGVDLVLALSDDAPLLGLHGAGAVLGQDPAVGPVRAQDLERALGHGCDVLERAAPPIPRRSLLAVEPRSAGTRLARSPGTGAGGGSAFVLQLLGARPLPGAEVVATAVDLAGAVAEADLVLTGAAVLDARSLTASVVATVARAALPRALPVVAVADEVQTSRREVSPLGISATYEVLDAGRRGRRPGAGEGLGALRARGARIARTWSV, translated from the coding sequence GTGCGGGTCCTCGTCGCACCGGACCGGTTCGCCGGGGCCGTCACCGCCGCCGTCGCGGCCACGGCGCTGGCCGAGGGGTGGCGGGAGAGCGTCCCGTCCGACGTCGTCCGGGCGCTGCCGCTGTCCGACGGCTCCGCCGGGCTGGTCGACGCCGTCGGCGCGGCGCTGGGCGGTCGGCTCGTCCCGGTGACCGTCCCGGGCCCGCTCGGCGCCGCCGTGCCCGCCACGGTCCTGCACGTGCCCGGCCAGGCGGGCGGGACCGCCTTCGTCGAGGCGGACCAGGTCCTCGGCACCCACCTCGCGGCGGACCGCGCCGAGGCCGCGGTCCGGAGCACCACCGGCGGGCTCGGTGCGCTCGTCCTCGCCGCCCTGGCCACCGGGGCCGGCCGCGTCGTGGTGGGCCTGTCGGTCCCAGCGGCCGCCCACGACGGCGGGGCCGGACTCCTCGCGCAGCTGGCGGGCATGGCCGGGGCGGAACCGCTCACGAGCGGGGGGCTCGCCCTGACGGGCCTGACGCCCGCCGGTGCGGCGGCCGCGGTGTCCGCCGCCCGGGAGCGGCTCGCCGGCGTCGACCTCGTCCTGGCGCTGAGCGACGACGCCCCCCTGCTGGGGCTGCACGGCGCCGGTGCCGTGCTGGGGCAGGACCCGGCGGTCGGACCGGTCCGCGCGCAGGACCTCGAGCGGGCGCTGGGGCACGGGTGCGACGTGCTGGAGCGCGCGGCGCCGCCGATCCCGCGCCGTTCCCTGCTCGCGGTCGAGCCCCGGTCAGCCGGTACCCGGCTGGCCCGCTCACCGGGCACCGGGGCCGGGGGCGGCAGCGCGTTCGTCCTGCAGCTGTTGGGCGCCCGCCCCCTGCCCGGGGCCGAGGTCGTCGCGACGGCGGTGGATCTCGCCGGTGCCGTCGCGGAGGCGGACCTCGTCCTGACCGGGGCGGCCGTCCTGGACGCCCGGAGCCTGACCGCGTCGGTGGTCGCGACCGTCGCGCGCGCCGCACTCCCGCGCGCGCTGCCCGTCGTCGCCGTCGCCGACGAGGTCCAGACCTCCCGCCGGGAGGTCTCCCCGCTCGGCATCAGCGCCACGTACGAGGTGCTCGACGCCGGACGCCGCGGGCGCCGCCCGGGGGCGGGGGAGGGGCTGGGCGCCCTGCGGGCGCGTGGGGCGCGGATCGCCCGGACGTGGTCGGTGTGA
- a CDS encoding aldo/keto reductase family protein, with the protein MVNHVYLGRSGLKISEITYGNWLTHGSQVDAEVATSCVHAALDAGITTFDTADAYANGKAEKVLGKALKGQRRESLELFTKVFWPTGPKGPNDSGLSRKHIMESIDGSLRRLGTDYVDLYQAHRFDVETPIEETMQAFADVVRAGKALYIGVSEWTAEQIRFAHDHSKELGFQVISSQPQYSMLWRVIEDEVVPTSSELGLSQIVWSPVAQGVLTGKYLPGEKLPKGSRATDKKGGADTIKRFLDDDLLTRVQDLRPVADELGLTMAQLAVAWVLQNDNVAAAIIGASRPEQVAENVVASGVRIPAELMARIDETLGDRVVRDPAKTWENAPHTRPS; encoded by the coding sequence ATGGTCAACCACGTCTATCTCGGCCGCTCCGGCCTGAAGATCTCCGAGATCACCTACGGCAACTGGCTCACCCATGGCTCCCAGGTCGACGCGGAGGTGGCGACATCCTGCGTCCACGCCGCCCTCGACGCCGGGATCACCACGTTCGACACCGCCGACGCCTACGCCAACGGCAAGGCCGAGAAGGTGCTCGGCAAGGCGCTCAAGGGCCAGCGCCGCGAGTCCCTCGAGCTGTTCACCAAGGTCTTCTGGCCGACGGGCCCGAAGGGTCCCAACGACTCGGGCCTGTCGCGCAAGCACATCATGGAGTCCATCGACGGCTCGCTCCGGCGCCTGGGCACCGACTACGTCGACCTCTACCAGGCGCACCGCTTCGACGTGGAGACGCCGATCGAGGAGACGATGCAGGCCTTCGCCGACGTCGTGCGCGCCGGCAAGGCCCTGTACATCGGCGTCTCGGAGTGGACCGCCGAGCAGATCCGCTTCGCCCACGACCACTCCAAGGAGCTGGGCTTCCAGGTCATCTCCTCCCAGCCGCAGTACTCGATGCTCTGGCGGGTCATCGAGGACGAGGTCGTCCCCACCTCCAGCGAGCTCGGGCTGTCCCAGATCGTGTGGTCCCCGGTGGCCCAGGGTGTCCTGACGGGCAAGTACCTGCCCGGGGAGAAGCTGCCCAAGGGGTCGCGGGCGACCGACAAGAAGGGCGGCGCGGACACGATCAAGCGCTTCCTCGACGACGACCTCCTCACCCGTGTCCAGGACCTGCGGCCGGTCGCGGACGAGCTCGGCCTGACGATGGCCCAGCTGGCCGTGGCCTGGGTCCTGCAGAACGACAACGTCGCCGCGGCCATCATCGGCGCCTCCCGGCCCGAGCAGGTCGCGGAGAACGTCGTCGCCTCGGGCGTGCGGATCCCGGCCGAGCTCATGGCGAGGATCGACGAGACCCTCGGTGACCGGGTCGTCCGCGACCCGGCGAAGACCTGGGAGAACGCCCCGCACACGCGGCCGAGCTGA